Proteins found in one Microbacterium sp. LWS13-1.2 genomic segment:
- a CDS encoding carbohydrate ABC transporter permease gives MTTDSTMQATRTVVLPDAARQREIGPRIRLTGWRGSRLRSVLKHAALILAAIVMIYPLLWMVVSSLRPNDLIFRQPGLWLSTLEFDNYVNGWNALTYPFSQYLLNSAIVVIGAILGNLISCSLAAYAFARLRFRGRRLWFAVMLLTVMLPFHVVVVPQYILFSQLGWVNTFLPLIIPKFLATDAFFVFLMVQFIRGIPRELDEAARIDGCGKLRTFYHVILPLMVPALATTAIFTFIWTWNDFFTALIYLTSPDMLTVPLALRVFIDSTGGSDWGAMFAMSVVSLLPIFLAFLLGQRFLVKGIATTGLK, from the coding sequence ATGACGACTGACTCGACCATGCAAGCGACGCGGACGGTGGTGCTGCCCGACGCTGCCCGCCAGCGGGAGATAGGCCCGCGCATCCGCCTAACAGGCTGGCGCGGATCACGTCTCCGTTCCGTGCTGAAACACGCCGCCTTGATTCTCGCGGCGATCGTGATGATCTATCCGTTGCTCTGGATGGTCGTGAGCTCCCTCCGTCCGAATGACCTGATCTTCAGGCAACCGGGTCTGTGGCTGTCGACGCTTGAGTTCGACAACTATGTCAACGGTTGGAACGCACTCACTTATCCCTTCAGCCAGTACCTCCTCAACTCGGCGATCGTGGTGATCGGTGCGATTCTCGGCAATCTCATCTCGTGCTCGCTGGCAGCGTATGCGTTCGCGCGACTGCGATTTCGCGGGCGACGGCTGTGGTTTGCGGTCATGCTGCTCACGGTGATGCTGCCGTTTCATGTCGTGGTCGTGCCCCAATACATCTTGTTCTCGCAGCTCGGATGGGTGAACACCTTCTTGCCGCTGATCATCCCGAAGTTCCTGGCGACAGACGCGTTCTTCGTCTTCCTGATGGTGCAGTTCATCCGCGGGATTCCGCGCGAACTCGATGAAGCGGCGCGAATAGATGGGTGCGGCAAACTTCGTACCTTCTACCACGTGATTCTCCCGCTCATGGTGCCCGCCCTGGCGACGACCGCCATCTTCACGTTCATCTGGACGTGGAACGACTTCTTCACCGCGCTGATCTACCTGACTTCGCCCGACATGCTCACAGTTCCGCTGGCATTGCGAGTCTTCATCGATTCGACCGGCGGAAGCGACTGGGGGGCGATGTTCGCGATGTCGGTCGTTTCCTTGCTGCCGATATTCCTCGCGTTCTTGCTCGGCCAGCGGTTCCTGGTCAAGGGCATCGCGACGACCGGGTTGAAATGA
- a CDS encoding sugar ABC transporter permease — protein MSALKELTEVRRPRGAPRVRERNPDNKAAYLFLAPWLVGLFVITLGPMLASLVLSFTDYNLLQPPEWIGLENFERMAGDPRLWASLRVTFVYVVVSVPVQLAVALAVALLLDRGMRGLPFYRSVLYLPSLLGASVAIAVLWRQMFGADGLVNQVLGMLGFTDLPSWISNPDTALSTLILLHVWTFGSPMIIFLAGLRQIPRQYYEAAALDGAGRVTRFVRITLPLLSPIIFFNLVLQIIGAFQSFTQAFIVSGGTGGPADSTLFFTLYLYQRGFGQFDMGYASAMAWLLVVIIAAFTAVNFLFARWWVFYDD, from the coding sequence GTGAGCGCTCTCAAGGAGCTCACGGAGGTTCGGCGACCGAGGGGTGCGCCGAGAGTACGGGAGCGAAACCCAGACAATAAGGCGGCGTACCTCTTCCTCGCGCCGTGGCTCGTTGGACTCTTCGTCATCACGCTCGGTCCGATGCTGGCGTCTCTGGTGCTGTCCTTCACGGACTACAACCTGCTGCAACCGCCCGAGTGGATCGGCCTGGAGAACTTCGAAAGAATGGCGGGCGATCCACGCCTCTGGGCGTCATTGCGGGTCACCTTCGTCTACGTCGTCGTGTCCGTCCCCGTGCAGCTTGCAGTGGCGCTGGCGGTGGCGCTGCTGCTGGATCGGGGGATGCGCGGGCTGCCGTTTTACCGTTCGGTGTTGTATCTGCCTTCGCTGCTCGGTGCATCGGTGGCCATCGCCGTGCTCTGGCGGCAGATGTTCGGTGCAGACGGGCTGGTCAACCAAGTGCTTGGAATGCTCGGGTTCACCGATCTGCCCAGCTGGATCTCCAACCCGGATACCGCGCTCAGCACGCTCATCCTGCTCCACGTGTGGACTTTCGGGTCGCCGATGATCATCTTCCTCGCGGGGCTTCGTCAGATCCCCCGTCAGTACTACGAGGCGGCGGCGTTGGACGGCGCGGGCAGGGTGACGCGCTTCGTACGCATCACGCTGCCGCTGCTCTCTCCCATCATCTTCTTCAACTTGGTCCTGCAGATCATCGGCGCATTCCAGTCGTTCACTCAGGCATTCATCGTTTCAGGGGGTACAGGCGGTCCGGCTGATTCGACGCTCTTCTTCACCCTGTACCTCTATCAGAGAGGGTTCGGGCAATTCGACATGGGGTACGCGTCAGCGATGGCCTGGCTGCTCGTCGTGATCATCGCGGCGTTCACCGCCGTCAACTTCCTCTTCGCACGTTGGTGGGTGTTCTATGACGACTGA
- a CDS encoding IclR family transcriptional regulator, producing MTVERASGVQSVVRAFAALEAMGDRGGQASLSELAAELGLAMPTVHRLLRTLVDLGYVRQLPSRHYALGPGLMRLGDQATRMIAAWARPALEGLESSAHETANLAALEAGMVVYVAQVPSRHQMRMFTEVGRRVHAHSTGVGKALLATIPDDQVSAIVRSIGMPRFTSSTIVTEADLLAELDVIRQRGYAIDEGEQEVGVRCFAMAIAGTHPAMGISVSGPSTRVTLSSADWMVPALRETAGRLKAQLVASDPAR from the coding sequence ATGACCGTCGAACGCGCGTCTGGTGTGCAGTCCGTGGTGCGCGCGTTCGCGGCTCTCGAGGCGATGGGTGATCGAGGAGGGCAGGCAAGCTTGAGCGAGCTCGCCGCCGAACTCGGCTTGGCCATGCCCACCGTTCACCGGTTGTTGCGTACCCTGGTCGATCTCGGGTATGTCAGACAACTTCCATCGCGTCATTACGCACTTGGACCGGGCCTGATGAGGCTTGGCGATCAGGCGACCCGCATGATCGCCGCCTGGGCGCGGCCGGCTCTTGAGGGGCTTGAGTCCTCTGCGCATGAGACTGCGAACCTGGCGGCTCTTGAAGCCGGAATGGTGGTCTACGTGGCCCAAGTGCCGTCGAGACACCAGATGCGTATGTTCACAGAGGTCGGGCGTCGGGTGCACGCGCACTCCACCGGTGTCGGCAAGGCCCTCCTTGCAACAATTCCCGATGATCAGGTCAGCGCAATCGTCCGTAGCATCGGCATGCCTCGTTTCACGTCGAGCACGATCGTGACCGAAGCAGATCTGCTCGCCGAACTCGACGTGATCCGCCAACGAGGCTATGCGATCGATGAAGGTGAGCAAGAGGTGGGCGTTCGCTGTTTCGCCATGGCCATCGCGGGAACTCACCCGGCGATGGGCATTTCGGTGTCTGGTCCCAGCACGCGTGTCACTCTCAGCTCGGCAGATTGGATGGTGCCCGCGCTCCGGGAAACAGCAGGTCGGCTGAAGGCCCAACTGGTCGCCTCCGATCCGGCTCGGTGA
- a CDS encoding type IV toxin-antitoxin system AbiEi family antitoxin produces the protein MDIRENSPSVSALRRAVPPELQPEWDGEVLRISDGWDSWALRPVWVGEGLPADAKRARSEIEHDLEGLATVTPVVTARRISPGAREVLEEQQLSWADASGRAQIVIPRRLYITRLEPIRADAGRAFKWSAAADAVAETLLAWRAREGAGGGGEIEQVAVVAETAGVSVAHTARVLRHFDEQRYTAKTGAERGRSATRQFRDPGRMLSDWAGHYMAGPGQGAIVGFHVPWRDSEQSLSVLAEALADHDWALTAEAAADHIAPYLTSVPAVDLYVPEHQIFSAGSALSQHPEVTGVESGGRIRMHAADAHVFRLTENVKGFRTASRVRVYADLLRQRGRAAEAAEHLRQATIGF, from the coding sequence ATGGATATCCGAGAGAATTCGCCCTCCGTCTCGGCGCTTCGCCGCGCGGTTCCACCAGAGTTACAGCCCGAGTGGGACGGCGAGGTGTTGCGAATCAGCGATGGATGGGACTCTTGGGCGCTTCGTCCAGTGTGGGTCGGCGAGGGCCTCCCCGCCGATGCTAAGCGGGCAAGAAGCGAGATTGAACACGACCTCGAGGGCTTGGCGACCGTAACGCCGGTGGTAACTGCTCGGCGTATCAGTCCCGGTGCCAGAGAGGTTTTGGAAGAACAGCAGCTGTCATGGGCGGATGCAAGCGGTCGGGCCCAGATAGTTATCCCACGGCGACTCTACATCACGCGCCTTGAGCCGATCCGCGCAGATGCGGGACGCGCGTTCAAGTGGTCCGCGGCTGCAGATGCTGTGGCCGAGACGCTACTCGCGTGGCGCGCGCGAGAGGGTGCCGGCGGTGGAGGAGAGATTGAGCAGGTTGCCGTCGTCGCAGAGACGGCGGGTGTCTCAGTTGCTCACACCGCGCGGGTACTGCGTCACTTTGATGAACAGCGGTACACCGCCAAGACCGGTGCCGAGCGCGGCAGATCAGCGACTCGTCAATTTCGCGACCCCGGCCGCATGCTTAGCGACTGGGCAGGACACTACATGGCGGGTCCGGGACAAGGTGCGATAGTCGGGTTTCACGTTCCTTGGCGCGATTCGGAGCAGTCGCTCTCAGTGCTCGCTGAAGCATTGGCAGACCACGACTGGGCACTTACCGCCGAAGCGGCAGCGGACCACATCGCGCCCTACCTCACGAGCGTGCCGGCCGTCGACCTTTACGTCCCGGAACACCAGATCTTTTCCGCCGGTAGCGCACTGTCCCAACATCCCGAAGTTACTGGAGTGGAGTCAGGCGGACGAATCCGTATGCACGCCGCGGACGCACACGTGTTCCGTCTTACCGAAAACGTGAAGGGGTTCCGCACCGCGTCCAGAGTTCGCGTGTATGCGGATCTATTGCGCCAGCGAGGACGTGCGGCCGAAGCTGCTGAGCACCTGCGGCAGGCGACAATTGGCTTCTGA
- a CDS encoding peptidoglycan DD-metalloendopeptidase family protein, protein MWGRPVEAKRADAATPAATKSQVPASATPASDIPAPRPTLPGIDTPPAATPVLPPAAVAPAAPAPSSVDLPVASSPVIESVAPRVRARGAASAVPPVAPVEHVSRRTRRAQTGEQPVVAVPPIAPETPAVLERPAADFDAELPTREEPAPLLDTVLVAAEPFEPAAPAVAAEPAADTASTWAADSLAKLLAAEAAATIASAAPLVETGALQPAAAPRRAEPRVAEAKPAAAEPQAQTAPQAARARRAAAASQTPNVQQTTRASEATAPQPATASESEPAETPTTQVHADPRPERVGPLTGPIPQPAASDVDEFEAASRLFAFTGETPVQNAAPAGEADADAEPARHTAPRRSPARRGAAFKRVATASFSVGVFGIVGLMAVGMTTPAEAVAAVNGTDASLSVVAMGDNTVPVIDEAEIQAYVAPGDAQNDTLQRTENYTTTTTAQLASEAGIKNFSNLFHNNQNSNIQWPFAVGVTMSYGFGMRSGRMHEGIDFTPGNGAPVQAIAGGTVRVASEAGGAYGVHVIIDHIIDGQLFSSHYAHMQYGSLEVTPGQQVTVGTVIGHTGNTGRSYGAHTHFEILKNGTTAIDPWPWLQEYTDGTHTVG, encoded by the coding sequence GTGTGGGGTCGTCCTGTCGAGGCCAAGCGAGCGGATGCCGCCACTCCGGCCGCCACGAAGTCCCAGGTGCCCGCTTCGGCGACGCCGGCGTCCGACATCCCCGCCCCGCGACCGACGCTGCCGGGGATCGACACTCCTCCCGCGGCGACGCCCGTCCTGCCGCCGGCCGCAGTTGCACCTGCAGCTCCCGCGCCGTCGTCGGTGGATCTCCCCGTGGCATCGAGCCCGGTCATCGAGTCGGTCGCGCCTCGCGTCCGCGCTCGTGGCGCGGCATCGGCTGTTCCGCCGGTGGCCCCGGTCGAGCACGTGAGCCGCCGCACCCGGCGCGCCCAGACCGGCGAGCAGCCCGTCGTCGCCGTGCCGCCGATCGCACCCGAGACTCCTGCCGTACTGGAACGCCCCGCCGCCGACTTCGATGCCGAGCTGCCGACGCGCGAAGAGCCGGCGCCGCTGCTGGACACCGTCCTCGTCGCCGCCGAGCCGTTCGAGCCCGCCGCTCCCGCCGTCGCGGCCGAGCCCGCCGCCGACACCGCTTCCACGTGGGCGGCCGACAGCCTCGCGAAGCTCCTGGCCGCCGAAGCGGCCGCCACGATCGCGTCGGCGGCTCCGCTCGTCGAGACCGGCGCCCTCCAGCCGGCCGCTGCTCCGCGACGAGCAGAGCCGCGCGTCGCTGAGGCCAAGCCGGCCGCAGCCGAACCGCAGGCGCAGACCGCGCCGCAGGCTGCGCGGGCACGCCGGGCAGCTGCCGCGTCGCAGACCCCGAACGTCCAGCAGACAACCCGCGCGTCTGAGGCCACCGCCCCGCAGCCGGCCACCGCGTCCGAGTCGGAGCCCGCCGAGACCCCGACGACCCAGGTTCACGCCGACCCCCGCCCCGAGCGTGTCGGACCCCTCACCGGTCCGATTCCGCAGCCTGCGGCATCCGATGTCGACGAGTTCGAGGCGGCCTCGCGCCTGTTCGCCTTCACCGGCGAAACCCCCGTCCAGAACGCGGCACCCGCCGGCGAAGCCGACGCCGACGCCGAGCCCGCACGGCACACCGCCCCCCGCCGCTCGCCGGCGCGCCGCGGTGCAGCCTTCAAGCGCGTCGCGACCGCATCGTTCTCGGTGGGCGTCTTCGGCATCGTCGGCCTCATGGCTGTCGGCATGACCACGCCGGCCGAGGCCGTCGCCGCGGTCAACGGCACCGACGCCTCGCTCTCGGTCGTCGCCATGGGCGACAACACGGTGCCGGTGATCGACGAGGCCGAGATCCAGGCGTACGTCGCCCCGGGCGACGCCCAGAACGACACGCTCCAGCGCACCGAGAACTACACCACCACGACGACCGCCCAGCTCGCGTCCGAGGCCGGGATCAAGAACTTCTCGAACCTGTTCCACAACAACCAGAACTCGAACATCCAGTGGCCCTTCGCAGTGGGCGTCACGATGTCGTACGGGTTCGGCATGCGCTCGGGTCGCATGCACGAGGGCATCGACTTCACGCCCGGCAACGGCGCGCCCGTGCAGGCCATTGCCGGCGGCACCGTCCGTGTCGCATCGGAGGCCGGCGGCGCCTACGGCGTGCACGTGATCATCGACCACATCATCGACGGTCAGCTCTTCTCGAGCCACTACGCGCACATGCAGTACGGATCGCTGGAGGTCACCCCGGGCCAGCAGGTCACGGTGGGTACCGTGATCGGCCACACGGGCAACACCGGACGGTCCTACGGCGCCCACACGCACTTCGAGATTCTCAAGAACGGCACCACTGCGATCGACCCCTGGCCATGGCTCCAGGAGTACACCGACGGCACCCACACCGTGGGCTGA
- a CDS encoding inositol monophosphatase family protein, producing MSLEQDLGSLAIDIAREAGELARLRRDAGVAIAATKSALADIVTEADREVEALIRARLKAARPDDGFLGEETGAERGASDVTWVVDPIDGTVNYAYGIPTYAVSIAAVRGEPTPYAWEALAGVVFAPVSGEVFHAVRGEGAWLGVHRIAVNPEVGPAGALLATGFGYDPATRPGDLDLIGRVMPGLARDLRRAGAASLDLSYVAAGRLDGYFERGLAPWDLAAGALLVTEAGGRFGRAEPDGGPRGPLVVAATPAIFDRLAGAAGLV from the coding sequence ATGAGCCTCGAGCAGGACCTCGGATCCCTTGCCATCGACATCGCCCGCGAAGCCGGTGAGCTGGCCCGGCTGCGTCGTGACGCGGGTGTGGCGATCGCCGCGACGAAGTCGGCCCTCGCCGACATCGTCACCGAGGCCGATCGCGAGGTCGAGGCGCTCATCCGCGCGCGCCTGAAGGCCGCGCGGCCCGACGACGGCTTCCTCGGCGAGGAGACCGGAGCCGAGCGCGGGGCCAGTGACGTGACATGGGTCGTCGACCCCATCGACGGCACCGTCAACTATGCGTACGGCATCCCGACCTACGCGGTCAGCATCGCCGCCGTCCGTGGCGAGCCGACCCCCTACGCGTGGGAAGCGCTGGCGGGCGTCGTGTTCGCCCCGGTCAGCGGAGAGGTCTTCCATGCGGTGCGCGGCGAGGGCGCGTGGCTGGGCGTGCACCGGATCGCCGTCAACCCGGAGGTCGGACCGGCTGGCGCGCTTCTCGCAACGGGGTTCGGATACGATCCCGCGACGCGCCCAGGAGACCTCGATCTGATCGGCCGGGTGATGCCGGGCCTGGCACGCGACCTCCGCCGCGCCGGTGCCGCCTCGCTCGACCTGTCGTACGTCGCCGCGGGTCGCCTGGACGGATACTTCGAGCGCGGCCTCGCGCCCTGGGACCTCGCCGCCGGCGCCCTGCTGGTGACCGAAGCGGGCGGCCGATTCGGCCGTGCCGAACCCGACGGCGGTCCGCGCGGACCGCTCGTGGTCGCCGCGACGCCGGCGATCTTCGACCGCCTCGCCGGGGCGGCGGGATTGGTATGA
- a CDS encoding NAD(P)/FAD-dependent oxidoreductase: MPTRSPVHDVAIVGGGHNALVAAAYLARAGRTVVVLERLDHVGGAAVSEEPWPGVAARLSRYSYLVSLLPQRIIDDLGLGIRLLRRRYSSYTPDPQDPARGILIDTANAAATADAFARVTGETGEAARFAALSARMGPVARLIFPSMTEPLRRAGEMRAALDDDRLWEELFERPLGGLLRSSLDTDIARGIALTDGLIGTFASADDESLRQNRCFLYHVIGGGTGDWDVPVGGMGRVTSELSRAATEAGADLRTGAEVVAVTPDGEITLADDRTVHARLVLSGVGPAVLARLLAAGGAGPAGVDTAPPEGAQLKVNMLLRRLPRLRDERVAPEAAFAGTFHVNETMSQLDRAHATALAGGIPEPLPAEIYCHSLTDPSILGPELRAAGAHTLTLFGLQVPHRLLEGRDPDAARTALLEAAQRSLDTVLAEPIADCVYEAPDGSACVEARTTADLEQSLGMIGGDIFHGALSWPWADDEDTLVTPAERWGVATEHPNMLVCGSGARRGGAVSGLGGHNAAMAALELLAG; encoded by the coding sequence ATGCCCACGCGCTCCCCCGTCCACGACGTCGCCATCGTCGGCGGCGGCCACAACGCCCTCGTCGCCGCCGCGTACCTCGCCCGCGCCGGGCGCACCGTCGTCGTGCTCGAGCGGCTCGACCATGTCGGCGGCGCCGCGGTGTCGGAGGAACCGTGGCCGGGCGTCGCCGCACGGCTGTCGCGCTACTCCTACCTCGTGAGCCTGCTGCCGCAGCGCATCATCGATGACCTGGGGCTCGGCATCCGTCTGCTCCGCCGTCGCTACTCGTCGTACACGCCGGACCCGCAGGACCCTGCGCGCGGCATCCTCATCGACACGGCGAATGCCGCGGCCACCGCCGACGCCTTCGCCCGCGTGACCGGCGAGACCGGTGAGGCGGCGCGCTTCGCGGCCCTGTCCGCGCGGATGGGACCTGTCGCGCGGTTGATCTTCCCGTCGATGACCGAGCCGTTGCGCCGAGCCGGTGAGATGCGCGCGGCACTCGACGACGACCGGCTCTGGGAGGAGCTGTTCGAGCGGCCGCTGGGTGGACTCCTGCGTTCCTCCCTCGACACCGACATCGCCCGCGGCATCGCGCTCACCGACGGCCTCATCGGCACGTTCGCGTCGGCCGACGACGAAAGCCTGCGGCAGAACCGCTGCTTCCTGTATCACGTCATCGGCGGTGGGACCGGCGACTGGGACGTGCCGGTCGGCGGCATGGGTCGCGTGACATCCGAGCTGTCGCGCGCGGCGACCGAGGCGGGTGCCGACCTGCGCACCGGTGCGGAGGTCGTGGCCGTGACGCCCGACGGCGAGATCACCCTCGCAGACGACCGCACGGTGCACGCCCGATTGGTGCTGAGCGGCGTCGGCCCTGCCGTGCTCGCCCGGCTGCTCGCCGCGGGTGGTGCCGGCCCGGCGGGGGTCGACACCGCACCGCCGGAAGGCGCGCAGCTCAAGGTCAACATGCTGCTGCGACGCCTTCCCCGCCTCCGTGACGAGCGGGTGGCTCCCGAGGCCGCGTTCGCCGGGACCTTCCACGTCAACGAGACGATGTCGCAGCTCGACCGGGCGCATGCGACGGCCCTGGCCGGCGGCATCCCCGAGCCCCTGCCGGCCGAGATCTACTGCCACTCGCTGACCGACCCGTCGATCCTCGGCCCGGAACTGCGCGCCGCGGGCGCACACACGCTGACACTCTTCGGCCTGCAGGTGCCGCATCGGCTGCTCGAAGGCCGGGATCCGGATGCCGCGCGCACGGCGCTCCTCGAGGCGGCTCAGCGCTCGCTCGACACGGTACTCGCCGAGCCCATCGCCGACTGCGTGTACGAGGCGCCGGACGGCTCGGCGTGCGTGGAGGCGCGGACGACGGCCGATTTGGAGCAGTCACTGGGCATGATCGGCGGCGACATCTTCCACGGCGCGCTGTCGTGGCCGTGGGCCGACGACGAAGACACGCTCGTCACGCCTGCCGAGCGCTGGGGCGTCGCCACGGAGCACCCGAACATGCTGGTGTGCGGTTCGGGCGCCCGAAGGGGCGGCGCCGTCAGCGGACTCGGCGGGCACAACGCGGCGATGGCCGCACTCGAGCTGCTCGCCGGCTGA
- a CDS encoding PfkB family carbohydrate kinase gives MTVVVVGDALIDELRDDHGVREFVGGAALNVAVGLAQLGVPATLVAMLGDDEPASRVRRYLADFGVDLIATPSLIGTARAVSTRSGGGEPVYEFNEAAQQRRIRFGDAERRAFADADLVVVSCLAFDDAEQAAELADAIAQAGASVAVDPNPRTGMLHDKAEFVRGFEQLAAGAALVKVGEDDAALLYGDRLDALRARLVDLGARAVLATEGAAGATIEAGDVVVTRPISNLPGRIVDTMGAGDAALAATVAALVESTPADADAWEAVLQSAMDAAAATCRFEGALLRTPSALSGLDMDHIGT, from the coding sequence ATGACCGTCGTGGTGGTGGGCGACGCGCTGATCGACGAGCTGCGCGACGACCACGGCGTGCGGGAGTTCGTCGGCGGAGCCGCGCTGAACGTGGCCGTCGGGCTCGCGCAGCTGGGCGTGCCCGCGACCCTCGTCGCGATGCTGGGCGACGACGAGCCCGCCTCGCGCGTACGGCGTTACCTCGCCGACTTCGGCGTCGATCTCATCGCGACGCCCTCCCTCATCGGCACGGCGCGCGCCGTGAGCACACGCTCCGGCGGCGGCGAGCCCGTTTACGAATTCAACGAGGCGGCACAGCAGCGGCGCATCAGATTCGGCGACGCCGAACGGCGGGCATTCGCGGATGCCGACCTCGTGGTCGTGAGCTGCCTCGCGTTCGACGACGCCGAGCAGGCCGCGGAGCTGGCCGACGCGATCGCGCAGGCGGGCGCCTCGGTCGCCGTCGACCCGAATCCGCGGACCGGCATGCTTCACGACAAGGCGGAGTTCGTGCGGGGCTTCGAGCAGCTGGCGGCGGGTGCCGCTCTCGTCAAGGTCGGCGAGGATGACGCCGCCCTGCTCTACGGTGACCGCCTGGATGCGCTGCGCGCCCGACTCGTCGACCTCGGCGCCCGCGCCGTGCTCGCGACGGAGGGGGCGGCCGGCGCCACGATCGAGGCCGGCGACGTCGTGGTGACGCGGCCGATCTCGAACCTCCCCGGCCGCATCGTCGACACGATGGGCGCCGGAGATGCCGCGCTGGCCGCGACCGTCGCCGCACTCGTCGAGAGCACACCCGCGGACGCAGACGCGTGGGAGGCGGTGCTGCAGTCGGCGATGGATGCCGCGGCAGCCACGTGCCGGTTCGAAGGGGCGCTGCTGCGCACCCCCAGTGCGCTCAGCGGTCTCGACATGGACCACATCGGCACCTGA
- a CDS encoding FBP domain-containing protein — translation MRPLTEEEVRSSFVNASSDELRLVTLPADFMLTDWDHLDFLAWRDPRSRGRGYLVAEIDGEPAGVVLRGAEGSSHARAALCNLCHTMQPADQVVMYTARKAGEAGVHGDSVGTYICADLSCHENVRLAAPLAPNEVRASVDRKIDGTRRRTEAFVGRVLETAGVAR, via the coding sequence ATGCGCCCACTGACCGAGGAAGAAGTGCGTTCGTCGTTCGTGAACGCATCGTCGGACGAGCTGCGGCTCGTGACCCTGCCTGCCGACTTCATGCTCACCGACTGGGATCACCTCGATTTCCTGGCGTGGCGCGACCCGCGAAGCCGCGGCCGTGGCTACCTCGTCGCCGAGATCGACGGCGAGCCGGCGGGCGTCGTGCTGCGCGGCGCCGAGGGGTCGTCGCACGCCCGTGCTGCGCTGTGCAACCTGTGCCACACCATGCAGCCGGCAGACCAGGTGGTGATGTACACGGCGCGCAAGGCCGGTGAGGCGGGCGTCCACGGCGACAGCGTCGGCACGTACATCTGCGCCGACCTGTCGTGCCACGAGAACGTGCGGCTGGCCGCGCCGCTGGCCCCGAATGAGGTGCGCGCGAGCGTCGACCGCAAGATCGACGGCACCCGGCGCCGCACCGAGGCCTTCGTGGGCCGCGTGCTCGAGACCGCAGGGGTCGCGCGATGA
- a CDS encoding bile acid:sodium symporter family protein, translating to MSALTTIGLPVALGIIMFGLGMSLTPGDFTRVLKQPKAVIVALLCQLVLLPLICFGLVLAFQLPPVLAVGMMMLAASPGGTTANLYSHLFRGDVALNISLTAVNSVIAVFTLPVITNLAILYFNPFDDQLGLQWAKTIEVFAIVLLPVALGMIVRRFWPRFATAMNKPVRIASVVILVVVIVGAVAQSWALLLENFGRLSLITIVFCLISLTIGYFAPRLAKVGRRQSIASSFEIGIHNATLAIVIAQTVLGSVELSLPAAVYGVLMFFIAFAFGFLIRDRSTRVDAAAEPTGPVDDAAEPAPR from the coding sequence ATGTCAGCGTTGACCACCATCGGGCTGCCCGTAGCCCTCGGCATCATCATGTTCGGGCTCGGCATGAGCCTCACTCCCGGCGACTTCACCCGCGTCCTCAAGCAGCCGAAGGCGGTGATCGTCGCGCTGCTCTGCCAGCTGGTCCTGCTGCCCCTGATCTGCTTCGGTCTCGTGCTGGCGTTCCAGCTGCCGCCCGTGCTGGCGGTCGGCATGATGATGCTCGCCGCATCTCCGGGCGGAACCACCGCCAATCTCTACAGTCACCTGTTCCGAGGCGATGTGGCCCTGAACATCTCGCTCACGGCGGTGAACTCCGTGATCGCCGTGTTCACGCTCCCGGTCATCACGAACCTGGCGATCCTCTACTTCAACCCGTTCGACGACCAGCTCGGACTGCAGTGGGCGAAGACCATCGAGGTCTTCGCGATCGTGCTGCTCCCGGTCGCACTCGGAATGATCGTGCGCCGCTTCTGGCCGCGGTTCGCGACGGCGATGAACAAGCCGGTGCGCATCGCGTCGGTCGTCATCCTTGTCGTCGTCATCGTCGGGGCCGTCGCGCAGAGCTGGGCGCTCCTCCTCGAGAACTTCGGCCGCCTGTCGCTCATCACGATCGTGTTCTGCCTCATCAGCCTCACGATCGGCTACTTCGCCCCGCGCCTGGCGAAGGTCGGCAGACGGCAGTCGATCGCATCGTCGTTCGAGATCGGCATCCACAACGCCACGCTGGCGATCGTCATCGCGCAGACGGTGCTGGGCTCGGTGGAGCTCTCGCTCCCCGCCGCCGTGTACGGCGTGCTCATGTTCTTCATCGCGTTCGCGTTCGGGTTCCTCATCCGCGACCGCAGCACGAGAGTGGATGCAGCCGCCGAGCCCACCGGCCCCGTCGACGACGCCGCCGAGCCCGCCCCGCGCTGA